From a region of the Podarcis muralis chromosome 16, rPodMur119.hap1.1, whole genome shotgun sequence genome:
- the LOC114586936 gene encoding uncharacterized protein LOC114586936: MYPPQYRDDQDSCDDYGASVCSEPSCPPSGASYDPCHSVSSSSAVDCCGTSSQQYCPPAQQYCPPAQKYCPPVQKYCPPQQKYCPPTQKYCPPAQKYCPPQKKYCPPAQKYCPPVQKYCPPQQKYCPPAQKYCPPAQKYCPPAQKYCPPVQKYCPPVQKCCPPQQKYCPPAQKYCPPVQKCCPPQQKYCPPVQQYCPPVQRYCPPAQTCCPPPQQTYTPVGEPEICQIQQVCQAPPHLLKK; encoded by the coding sequence ATGTATCCTCCACAGTATAGAGATGATCAAGATTCCTGTGATGACTATGGCGCATCAGTGTGTTCCGAGCCATCGTGTCCTCCATCGGGAGCATCATATGACCCCTGTCACTCTGTGAGCTCCAGCTCTGCGGTGGACTGCTGTGGTACATCATCGCAGCAATACTGTCCCCCTGCACAACAGTATTGCCCTCCTGCTCAGAAGTACTGTCCTCCTGTACAAAAGTACTGCCCTCCTCAGCAGAAATATTGCCCTCCAACCCAAAAGTACTGCCCTCCTGCTCAAAAGTACTGCCCTCCTCAGAAGAAATATTGCCCTCCCGCCCAAAAATACTGCCCTCCTGTACAAAAGTACTGCCCGCCTCAGCAGAAATATTGCCCTCCGGCCCAAAAGTACTGCCCTCCTGCTCAAAAGTACTGCCCTCCTGCCCAAAAGTACTGCCCTCCTGTACAAAAGTACTGCCCTCCTGTACAAAAATGCTGCCCACCTCAGCAGAAATATTGTCCTCCTGCCCAAAAGTACTGCCCTCCAGTCCAAAAATGCTGCCCGCCTCAGCAAAAATATTGCCCTCCCGTGCAACAGTACTGCCCTCCTGTCCAACGGTACTGCCCTCCAGCCCAGACATGCTGCCCGCCGCCTCAGCAGACCTACACACCGGTTGGAGAGCCCGAGATCTGCCAGATACAACAAGTCTGCCAAGCGCCACCACATCTTCTGAAGAAGTAG